A genomic segment from Vanacampus margaritifer isolate UIUO_Vmar chromosome 3, RoL_Vmar_1.0, whole genome shotgun sequence encodes:
- the LOC144048584 gene encoding serine/threonine-protein phosphatase 2A catalytic subunit beta isoform — translation MEDKSFTKELDQWIEQLNECKQLSENQVRTLCEKAKEILTKESNVQEVRCPVTVCGDVHGQFHDLMELFKIGGKSPDTNYLFMGDYVDRGYYSVETVTLLVTLKVRFQERITILRGNHESRQITQVYGFYDECLRKYGNANVWKYFTDLFDYLPLTALVDGQIFCLHGGLSPSIDTLDHIRALDRLQEVPHEGPMCDLLWSDPDDRGGWGISPRGAGYTFGQDISETFNHANGLTLVSRAHQLVMEGYNWGHDKNVVTIFSAPNYCYRCGNQAAIMELDDTLKYSFLQFDPAPRRGEPHVTRRTPDYFL, via the exons ATGGAAGACAAATCTTTTACGAAGGAGTTAGACCAATGGATTGAACAACTAAATGAGTGCAAGCAGCTTTCGGAAAATCAAGTTAGGACGCTCTGTGAGAAG GCCAAGGAGATTCTGACCAAGGAGTCCAACGTCCAGGAG GTGCGATGCCCGGTGACGGTGTGCGGCGACGTGCACGGCCAGTTCCACGACCTGATGGAGCTCTTTAAGATCGGCGGCAAGTCCCCCGACACCAACTACCTGTTCATGGGCGACTACGTGGACAGAGGCTACTACTCGGTGGAGACGGTCACGCTGCTCGTCACGCTAAAG GTGCGTTTCCAGGAGCGGATCACCATCCTGCGAGGGAACCACGAGTCCCGGCAGATCACGCAAGTGTACGGCTTCTATGACGAGTGCCTGAGGAAGTACGGCAACGCCAACGTGTGGAAGTACTTCACAGACCTGTTTGACTACCTGCCGCTCACCGCGCTGGTCGATGGACAG ATCTTCTGTCTCCATGGAGGCTTGTCGCCCTCCATAGACACCTTGGACCATATACGAGCTCTGGACCGCCTGCAGGAAGTCCCGCATGAG GGACCCATGTGTGACCTGCTGTGGTCGGACCCCGACGACCGCGGCGGCTGGGGAATCTCCCCCCGAGGTGCAGGCTACACCTTCGGCCAGGACATCTCCGAAACCTTCAACCACGCTAACGGCTTGACGCTGGTGTCACGCGCCCATCAGCTGGTCATGGAG GGCTACAACTGGGGCCACGACAAGAACGTGGTGACCATCTTCAGCGCGCCCAACTACTGCTACCGCTGTGGGAACCAGGCGGCCATCATGGAACTGGATGACACCCTCAAGTACTCTTT CCTTCAGTTTGACCCGGCTCCCCGCCGCGGCGAGCCTCATGTGACTAGACGCACTCCCGACTACTTCCTGTGA